The proteins below come from a single Vitis vinifera cultivar Pinot Noir 40024 chromosome 9, ASM3070453v1 genomic window:
- the LOC100264601 gene encoding putative UPF0481 protein At3g02645 → MSTTPKTSSLQSTEASTVASTSSSPSPDEKNWATQIREALNEELEEDSEVPVNIFNVPKTLMATKPDCYVPQQVGLGPYHHLQQELYEMERYKIAAAKRTKKHLQSENFESLIKQLNEHESRIRACYHKFLDFDGETLALMMLVDASFLLEFLQVYAIREERALPRVFHRKSHLLDYARTKSAYNEILRDMVMVENQIPLFVLKQVLEFQFSTPRQADGILCSMLAGFGKYLCPFGIRVELSHIQVEEHAHLLDFLYYLIVPRSKEPSEIIEVAGENEPQQGEAEGSSGESSSAKGTFEVISKLLSKLTEGPIGRLIKKIIFSDAVKYILKLPNTAVSKIPGYSVLKKPVESVLSTHEEENESENVDSNSNSNSDSNTTKPPLMEEITIPSVSELSESGVRFLPTNGSISSISFDAKMAKLYLPTISLDPNTEVTLRNLVAYEASTGSGPLVIARYTELMNGIIDTKEDAKFLRERGIILNRLKSDEEVANLWNGMSKSIRLTKVPFLDKVIEDVNKYHGSRWQVKAGKVITRYVFGSWQLLTLLAIIAILLLMVLQAFCSVYSCSRIFEISGDQLFFGGFSS, encoded by the coding sequence ATGTCAACTACACCAAAAACTTCTTCTCTTCAATCCACCGAGGCCTCCACCGTGGCCTCCACCTCTAGTAGCCCAAGCCCTGATGAGAAAAATTGGGCGACTCAGATACGTGAGGCTCTAAATGAAGAGCTTGAAGAAGATAGTGAAGTCCCTGTCAACATCTTCAATGTACCCAAAACTCTCATGGCTACTAAGCCGGATTGCTATGTTCCACAACAAGTTGGACTGGGGCCTTATCATCATTTGCAGCAGGAGCTCTATGAGATGGAGAGGTACAAAATTGCAGCAGCGAAAAGAACTAAAAAGCATCTCcaaagtgaaaattttgaaagccTTATCAAACAGTTGAACGAGCATGAGTCCAGAATTCGAGCTTGCTACCACAAGTTCTTGGACTTCGATGGTGAAACCTTAGCATTGATGATGCTTGTTGATGCCTCTTTCTTGCTTGAGTTCCTTCAAGTCTATGCCATCCGGGAAGAACGGGCTCTGCCGAGAGTTTTCCACAGGAAGTCACACCTACTTGATTATGCGAGGACCAAATCAGCTTATAATGAGATTCTGAGAGACATGGTGATGGTTGAGAatcaaattccattgtttgtaCTGAAGCAGGTGTTAGAATTCCAGTTCTCGACGCCACGTCAAGCTGATGGTATCTTGTGTTCAATGTTAGCTGGATTTGGCAAATATCTTTGTCCATTTGGGATCAGGGTGGAACTGTCGCATATCCAAGTTGAAGAGCATGCTCACTTGCTGGACTTTCTGTATTATCTCATCGTGCCAAGGTCAAAAGAACCATCTGAAATAATTGAAGTGGCGGGCGAAAATGAACCACAGCAAGGCGAAGCAGAAGGATCTTCTGGAGAGTCCAGTAGTGCAAAAGGAACATTTGAGGTAATTTCGAAACTTCTGTCAAAATTGACTGAAGGCCCAATAGGTCGACTCatcaagaaaattatattttccgATGCTGTAAAATACATATTGAAATTGCCTAACACAGCCGTTTCTAAGATCCCCGGATATTCTGTCTTAAAAAAACCTGTTGAATCTGTCTTATCAACCCATGAGGAAGAAAATGAGTCGGAAAATGTGGACTCCAACTCCAACTCCAACTCCGATAGTAACACTACCAAACCCCCACTGATGGAGGAAATCACCATCCCTTCAGTGTCCGAGCTCTCGGAATCTGGTGTCCGTTTCTTACCTACTAATGGCAGCATCTCATCCATCAGTTTTGATGCTAAGATGGCCAAGCTTTACCTCCCTACTATCAGTTTAGATCCAAATACAGAAGTCACTTTGAGAAACTTGGTTGCATATGAAGCATCAACGGGGTCAGGGCCACTTGTTATTGCTCGGTACACTGAACTAATGAATGGGATTATTGATACCAAGGAGGATGCCAAGTTTCTGAGAGAAAGAGGTATTATTTTGAACCGGTTGAAGAGTGATGAAGAGGTGGCCAACCTGTGGAATGGGATGAGCAAGTCCATAAGGTTGACGAAGGTTCCCTTCCTAGATAAGGTGATTGAAGATGTGAACAAGTATCACGGTAGCAGATGGCAAGTTAAGGCCGGAAAGGTCATAACGCGTTATGTGTTCGGTTCCTGGCAGCTCTTAACACTTCTAGCTATCATTGCCATCTTGTTGTTAATGGTATTGCAAGCATTTTGCTCTGTTTATAGCTGTTCCCGAATATTTGAGATCTCCGGAGATCAGTT